The following proteins are encoded in a genomic region of Candidatus Kaelpia aquatica:
- the tsaE gene encoding tRNA (adenosine(37)-N6)-threonylcarbamoyltransferase complex ATPase subunit type 1 TsaE: MTISSKKIYTNSERETFSLGKSMARSISPGVVVGFEGELGSGKTVLIKGILAGLGYDPKNVASASFVLVQEYKAKFPIIHMDLYRLTNKDEIFEIDWDGYFSKDNIVLIEWAEKVKDVLTLDVLVKIALLAEDKQRFIEIDTDNVKFLKEIVL; encoded by the coding sequence ATGACCATTTCAAGTAAAAAGATTTATACTAATTCTGAACGAGAGACTTTTAGTTTAGGTAAGAGTATGGCAAGATCTATCTCTCCTGGGGTAGTAGTTGGTTTTGAGGGAGAGCTGGGCTCTGGTAAGACCGTTCTTATAAAAGGTATTCTAGCAGGCTTAGGATATGATCCAAAAAATGTAGCCAGCGCTTCTTTTGTTTTAGTTCAGGAATATAAAGCCAAGTTCCCTATCATTCATATGGATCTTTATAGATTAACCAATAAAGATGAAATATTTGAAATTGATTGGGATGGATACTTTTCTAAAGATAACATTGTTCTTATAGAGTGGGCGGAAAAAGTTAAAGATGTCTTGACCCTAGATGTTCTGGTAAAGATAGCGCTGCTAGCTGAAGATAAGCAGCGATTCATAGAGATTGATACAGATAACGTAAAATTTTTAAAGGAGATAGTTCTTTAG
- the thiL gene encoding thiamine-phosphate kinase, translating to MNEDRLAALLSSLFKGGRDFIGIGDDAAVLPYKKGEKLLFTTDTIIEGRHFIKNRLSPYYIGRKAMAVNISDIAAMGGEPLYAVVNLGIKKLDKVFVSKLYRGIKNIAEKYDIKIVGGDTVKSNSLFLAIAMVGKVKSIYLLTRSGAKVGDAIYVTGTIGGAASSSKHYKFNPRLKEAQWLSSNFKINSMIDITDGLILDLSRLCKASDKGAILDKRLIPLSARAASFSSAVREGEDFELLFTASGKSNIPGSIPGCGLKVRSIGNITEKRGGILIQEAGRMRKVKVEGYDHFK from the coding sequence ATGAATGAGGATAGATTAGCAGCTTTATTATCATCATTGTTTAAAGGCGGCAGAGATTTTATAGGTATTGGAGATGATGCTGCGGTATTGCCATATAAAAAAGGTGAGAAGCTCCTCTTTACAACCGATACCATTATTGAAGGCAGGCATTTTATAAAGAATAGATTAAGCCCTTATTATATAGGCCGTAAGGCTATGGCTGTGAACATATCAGATATAGCTGCTATGGGAGGAGAGCCTTTATATGCAGTTGTAAATCTTGGGATTAAAAAATTGGACAAGGTATTTGTATCAAAACTTTATAGGGGAATAAAAAATATAGCTGAAAAATATGACATAAAGATAGTGGGTGGAGATACAGTTAAAAGTAACTCTCTTTTTTTGGCCATTGCTATGGTGGGTAAGGTTAAGAGCATTTACTTGCTTACTAGGTCTGGAGCTAAGGTCGGTGATGCTATCTATGTTACAGGCACTATAGGAGGAGCTGCTTCTTCTTCTAAGCATTATAAATTTAATCCAAGATTAAAAGAGGCTCAATGGTTGAGTAGCAATTTTAAGATAAATTCTATGATAGATATAACAGACGGTCTTATTTTAGATCTTAGTAGACTGTGTAAGGCTTCTGATAAAGGTGCTATTTTAGATAAAAGATTGATCCCCTTGTCAGCTAGAGCAGCTAGTTTTAGCAGTGCAGTTAGAGAAGGGGAAGATTTTGAATTGTTATTTACTGCTTCAGGGAAGAGTAATATTCCAGGCTCTATTCCAGGCTGCGGTCTTAAAGTTAGGTCTATAGGTAATATTACAGAGAAGAGAGGAGGGATTCTTATTCAAGAGGCAGGGCGGATGAGAAAGGTTAAAGTGGAGGGTTATGACCATTTCAAGTAA
- the mtnA gene encoding S-methyl-5-thioribose-1-phosphate isomerase, with protein sequence MMDFKDFYGRSFHIEHLRWDGSCLEVLDQRLLPDKISWVSANNLEEVYNLIKKMYVRGAPLVGIVAAFGVVLSIKYGMPKDILGLEKQIKIAIEVLSKSRPTAVNLYWALERIKRVFNKNRGRDLIELIDIIENDALSIWREDIEQSYKIGDLGSELIENGDNILTHCNAGGLATGGYGTALAVFFSAKERGKKFSVYVDETRPLLQGSRLTCWELKEAGIDYKLITDSMAGFLMKEKKIDKIFVGADRIVKNGDFANKIGTYSLARLAGVHKLPFYVVAPSTSFDLSLNKGEDIPIERRGSDEVLKISGVNIAPLGTKVENPAFDITESEFVTAIITEKGIIERPFEERIKKVLNE encoded by the coding sequence ATGATGGATTTTAAAGATTTCTATGGCAGGAGTTTTCATATAGAACATTTAAGATGGGATGGAAGTTGTCTTGAGGTTTTAGACCAGAGACTGCTTCCCGATAAGATATCCTGGGTGAGCGCAAATAACCTAGAGGAAGTCTATAATCTAATTAAAAAGATGTATGTTAGAGGTGCACCTCTAGTAGGAATTGTGGCTGCTTTTGGAGTAGTTCTAAGCATAAAATATGGTATGCCTAAAGATATTTTAGGATTAGAGAAGCAAATTAAGATTGCAATAGAGGTGTTATCTAAATCTCGGCCCACAGCAGTAAATTTATATTGGGCGCTAGAGAGAATCAAAAGAGTTTTTAATAAGAATAGAGGTAGAGATTTGATTGAATTGATAGATATTATAGAAAATGATGCGTTATCTATATGGAGAGAGGATATAGAGCAATCTTACAAAATAGGAGATTTAGGCTCTGAGCTAATAGAGAATGGGGACAACATTCTAACGCATTGTAATGCTGGCGGACTTGCAACAGGGGGCTACGGTACGGCTCTGGCTGTATTTTTTAGCGCTAAAGAGAGAGGAAAGAAATTTTCCGTTTATGTAGATGAGACAAGGCCTTTGCTTCAAGGAAGCAGGTTGACCTGCTGGGAATTAAAAGAGGCAGGTATAGATTATAAATTAATCACTGATAGTATGGCTGGGTTTTTAATGAAAGAGAAGAAAATAGATAAGATATTTGTCGGAGCCGACAGAATAGTTAAGAACGGTGATTTTGCCAATAAGATAGGTACTTATTCTTTAGCCAGACTTGCGGGGGTGCATAAACTGCCCTTCTATGTTGTAGCTCCTTCGACCAGTTTCGATCTATCTCTAAATAAAGGAGAGGATATCCCTATCGAAAGAAGAGGCTCCGATGAGGTTCTCAAGATATCCGGAGTTAATATTGCACCTCTTGGTACTAAAGTTGAAAATCCGGCTTTCGATATAACTGAGTCTGAGTTTGTAACTGCTATAATAACTGAAAAAGGAATAATAGAGAGACCTTTTGAAGAAAGAATCAAGAAGGTTTTAAATGAATGA